The Oncorhynchus gorbuscha isolate QuinsamMale2020 ecotype Even-year unplaced genomic scaffold, OgorEven_v1.0 Un_scaffold_766, whole genome shotgun sequence sequence caggagtaggatgagggtacggctaaaggctataagaactggtcgtctagtgcgttggggacagagaataaaaggagcagatttctgggcgtggtagaatagattcagggcataatgtacagacaggggtatggtggggtgtggctacagtggaggtaaacccagacACCAAGTTTACTGTACGGGCTAGTTatgctgggtgaggtcaccgcatgtgtgggaggtgggacaaaggagatatctgaggcatgttgagtgggactaggggctccgcagtaaactaaaacaatgataactatcctaaacaacagtgtacaaggcatattgacatttgagagagacataaagcaatcacaggtgttgattgggagagctaagacaacaacgggtaacacagaacccaaaccggctgcgcgcgtgcgccatcgtACATCTTGtacccctacaccaaacgcgatcacgacacgcaggttaaaatatcaaaacaaactctgaaccaatgacattaatttgggaacACAAgtttgcacttgctagctaatttgtcctgggatataaacattgagttgttatttgacctgaaatgcacaaggtcatctactccgacaattaatccacacataaaacggccatccgaatcgtttctagtcatctctcctccttccaggcttcttcatctttgaacttatatggtgatccaTCTACACTTTCATATTACCACGACGACCGGCAaaacagttcatctttcaatcacccacgtgggtataaccaatgaggagatggaactgtgggtacctgcttctataaaccaatgaggagatgggagaggcaggacttgcagcgcgatctgcgtcagaaatagaaaagGAGTTCTATTTCAGCCCTTGGCATCGCAGATGCTCGTTGgcgggtgcaataattgaataacatggatttctaaatttGTTTTACGATGCTCGCGCacgcgacgtgtccggtctggtcaggatgtaagacaacaacaggtaaaatggcgatgaatggccagagagggtcggttaacaaacaaaaacaaaatggatTAATGAACAGCCCAGCAgtcatcagctatgtagccaagtgatcatagggtccagtgaacagcaatagatggaacagggaagccgcgATGTAGTCGTTACTACGCTAGCACGCGGGAGACATGACGTTtaaagttagcaggccggggggTAAGTAGAAATGTTTGCTCCAACTGGCAAAGGCCAGTTGAGGGCACAGCGGATGGAGTTACATCGGCAGACCAGTCGATGGATGGTACGGCGGGGCGCCGTGTCGACAAAAGGGTCCGGGCCAGATGGCGAAAGAAGTATTGTAGTTGTAGTCATTTCGTTTGCTAGTCGGGAGATGCGCCAGGCTtgcggctaactggtgctagcttcggagcaggggcgttagccactatagccaatcGGTAGCAGCGATGATCCGACGCAAAGGTCCAGAACTTACGGTATGGATCCGGTGGAGTAGTGGATTGTAGCTGTGTTGGGGTATAGCCGAGTGACCACagagtaggccgggaggtgggcctggCTCAGGGCTGGGTCATTCTGGTCACTcggtggcagctagctagctgtgatgatcaggaGTAATGGGTTTACGGCAGGAATACGGTGTTGTAGTGGAGAAAACAGTCCGACACTGGCAGGCTGgcaagtattatccaggctaaaaaaaaACGGTTGGTGTCTGTGCAGAAGGTGAAGGccgctaacaatgactaaatagctagtagctaattagctagtagctaattagctggttagcttctgatggctagGTTCTGATGGGGGTTCTAACTATAAGGTCTAAAAAATAGCGGATCCGTAtgacattgggtgaggcgggttgccggaagggatatttaatttaaaaatagcaaaaatattgaaaataaatgtgtatatatatatatacatacaaaaaaagactaaatacaaaaataaaggaGGGGACGACAAACCACGTCTGCACTACCACACCATCTTGGAATTACAATACTTGTTATTAATTCAAATAAAACGCACATTAGAACATTTTAAAACAAAAGTAGCCATTTTGTTGTATGATGTCATTCATACAATTTGATTTCATGCGgcataaacaaaaacacaaattcTCAGTAAAAAaaagagacagaacagagcttcTTTATTCACTCATGTACAACGAACCTTGAAAACCACGATGACCCTTCAAAGAGTGTCTTCAATAAATCTGACCTGAACTTGTCTTTTCCTCCTGACTTCACTGAGAACTATTTAATGAATGGAAAACGTACTTACTATGTCTGTGATGTGTGGctgtctcacctagctaccttTAAGGTGAATTCAACAATTGTTATTCTCCCTGGATAAGAGTGTGTGAAATGTAATGGGATTTCAGTTCCCTTAATCGGGAAAAGGTCTTTCCACAATGAGAGCAGTGGtagggcttctctcctgtgtgtatcctCTCATGCTCTTTTAGGTTCCATAACCgggcaaaactcttcccacactgggaacattggaagggcttttcccctgtgtgtgttttctcatgCTCTTTGAGATGGCATGACCGAATAAAGCTctttccacactgagagcagtggtaaggcttatCTCCAGAGTGAATTATCTTATGTAAATTCAGGTTCCCTAACTGGGTAAAAcgctttccacattgggagcattGGAAAGGCCTTTCACCTCTGTGTGTAGAGTGAATTCTCTCGTGTATTTTCACGCCCCATAACtcagtaaaactctttccacactgagagCAATGGAAGGTCTTCCTTCCTTCTTTGTGTATTCCTTGGTGCCTAATTAGGGTCCTTAAccgggtaaaactctttccacactgggaacattggaaaggcttttctcctgtgtgcgTCCTCTCATGTGATTTCAGGTGTGCCAACAGGGTAAAActatttccacactgggagcattgaaaaggcttttctcctgtgtgtgtcctctcatgcctTTTGAGGGCCTGTGATCGTGAAAAACACATTACACAATAGGAGcattggtaaggcttctctccagagTGAATTCTTTCATGCATTTTCAGGCTGTCTAACCggctaaaactctttccacactgggaacattggaagggcttttctcctgtgtgtgtcctctcgtgCTCTTTTAGGTTGTGTAACTTGGTAAATTTCCTTCCACAGTGGGGGCAGCAGTGTCGTCCTACTGGTTTGGCAGTCTCTAGGTCTGGTTCCCCTGAAGGACTCTTCCCCAAGTCTGGTTCCCCTGAAGGACTCTTCCCCAAGTCTGGTTCCCCTGAAGGACTCTTCCCCAAGTCTGGTTCCCCTGAAGGACTCTTCCCCAAGTCTGGTTCCCCTGAAGGACTCTTCCCCAAGTCTGGTTCCCCTGAAGGACTCTTCCCCAAGTCTGGTTCCCCTGAAGGTCTCCTCCCTGGGTCTGGTTCCACTGAAGGTCTCCTCCCTGGGTCTGGTTCCCCTGAAGGCCTCTTCCCTGGGTCTGTTTCCCCTGAAGGACTCTTGTCAGAGGgagagtctggtctctctcctgtcaaAGACAAAGTATTTTGTTAAACAGAGATCTGAATGAAATCGCCAGCATGATAAAACAGTTTTCAGAACATTTccgtaataaaaaataaaataacatttatgAGCAGGTTGAAAGAGACAGTTGTATGGATGCATATACATCCTTCTTTGTGTACACTTGACAGTTGAAAACGCTTCATGTGCTAGTCGTGTTGCTGGTCATGTGCTAGTCATGTTGCTAGTCATGTTGCTAGTCATGTTTGTCTTGATGCTAGTCATGTTGCTAGTCATGTTGCTAGTCATGTGCTAGTCATGTTGCTAGTCATGTTGCTAGTCATGTTGCTAGTCATGTGCTAGTCATGTTGCTAGTCATATTGCTAGTCATGTTGCTAGTCATGATGTTTGTCTTGATGCTAGTCATGTGCTAGTCATGTTGCTAGTCATGTTGCTAGTCATGTTTGTCTTGATGCTAGTCATGTTGATAGTCATGTTGATAGTCATGTTGCTAGTCATGTTTGTCTTGATGCTAGTCATGTTGCTAGTCATGTTTGTCTTGATGCTAGTCATGTTGCTAGTCATGTTTGTCTTGATGCTAGTCATGTTGCTAGTCATGTTTGTCTTGATGCTAGTCATGTTGCTAGTCATGTTGCTAGTCATGTTGCTAGTCATGTTGCTAGTCATGTTGCTAGTCATGTTGCTAGTCATGTGCTAGTCATGTTGCTAGTCATGTTGATAGTCATGTTGATAGTCATGTTGCTAGTCATGTTTGTCTTGATGCTAGTCATGATGCTAGTCATGATGCTAGTCATGTTGCTAGTCATGTTGCTAGTCATGTTGCTAGTCATGTTGCTAGTCATGTTGCTAGTCATGTTGCTAGTCATGTTGCTAGTCATGTTGCTAGTCATGTTGCTAGTCATGTTGCTAGTCATGTGCTAGTCATGTGCTAGTCATGATGCTAGTCATGTTGCTAGTCATGTTGCTAGTCATGTTGCTAGTCATGTTGCTAGTCATGTTGCTAGTCATGTTGCTAGTCATGTTGCTAGTCATGTTTGTCTTGATGCTAGTCATGTTGCTAGTCATGTTTGTCTTGATGCTAGTCATGTTGCTAGTCATGTTTGTCTTGATGCTAGTCATGTTGATAGTCATGTTTGTCTTGATGCTAGTCATGTTGCTAGTCATGTGCTAGTCATGTTGCTAGTCATGTTGCTAGTCATGTTTGTCTTGATGCTAGTCATGTTGATAGTCATGTTGCTAGTCATGTGCTAGTCATGTTGATAGTCATGTTGCTAGTCATGTTGCTAGTCATGTTGCTAGTCATGTTGCTAGTCATGTTGCTAGTCATGTTTGTCTTGATGCTAGTCGTGTTGCTAGTCATGTTGATACAACGAAGACAAGTGGAGTTACCAGGGTTTAAAACATGTGTTTTTTcacaggtcagtacaggtgcatcaaagctgggaaccgagagactgaaaaacagcttccatctcaaggccatcagactgttaaacagccaccactaacagagaggctgctgcctacatacagacttgaaatcatcgACCAATTTAATAAATGAATCACTAgttactttaataatgccactttaattattttttttaaacatatcttgcattactcatctcatgtgtatatactgcattttataccatctattgcatcttagtctatgctgctctgtcattggtcatacatatatttatatgtatgtaTTCTTATCCCATTTCTTATTTTTGTGCGTATTAGGTAGttattgtggaattgttagattacatgtagaTATTTCCGCAATGTCGGAACGAGAAGCACCAGCATTTCGCTACAATAtcaaaataacatctgctaaccctgtgtatgtgaccaataacatttgatttgatatcattAATCACACAGATGATTGGTTGGTATCGGATGCAGAAGAATCCAATGGGGGACAAAAGGAGTCTGTAGCTCAAACACAGAATGTTTCAAACGGTTTGGAATAGGCCAGGGACGATAGTAATCGTGGCAAAACACCAAACGGTTTGGAATAGGCCAGGGACGATAGTATCGTGGCAAAACACCAAACGGTTTGGAATAGGCCAGGGACGATAGTATCGTGGCAAAACACCAAACGGTTTGGAATAGGCCAGGGACGATAGTATCGTGGCAAAACACCAAACGGTTTGGAATAGGCCAGGGACGATAGTATCGTGGCAAAACACCAAACGGTTTGGAATAGGCCAGGGACGATAGTATCGTGGCAAAACACCAAACGGTTTGGAATAGGCCAGGGACGATAATCGTGGCAAAACACCAAACGGTTTGGAATAGGCCCGGGACGATAGTATCGTGGCAAAACACCAAACGGTTTGGAATAGGCCAGGGACGATAGTATCGTGGCAAAACACCAAACGGTTTGGAATAGGCCAGGGACGATAGTATCGTGGCAAAACGCCAAACGGTTTGGAATAGGCCAGGGACGATAGTATCGTGGCAAAACACCAAACGGTTTGGAATAGGCCAGGGATGATAGTATCGTGGCAAAACACCAAACGGTTTGGAATAGGCCAGGGACGATAGTATCGTGGCAAAACACCAAACGGTTTGGAATAGGCCAGGGACGATAGTATCATGGCAAAACACCAAACGGTGTGGAATAGGCCAGGGACGATAGTATCGTGGCAAAACACCAAACGGTTTGGAATAGGCCAGGGACGATAGTATCGTGGCAAAACACCAAACGGTTTGGAATAGGCCAGGGACGATAGTATCATGGCAAAACACCAAACGGatgtaacttttttttaaatgaaaacagCCCAAATGATggctatagcacacaatattttacaaagagcaggtttttaaaggaccgaAGAGTTAAGTCAGCTTCGTGTTTtaatttttgccatggaaaaaaaATATTGCGATAAGCCCTAGTTTGGAAGCACTAAATCATGGCAGCGTTATCATGGGATTCAAAGCCGATCATTACTCATTATTACCTCACGACAAACTGATACCTTTTCCTTTTTTGTCAAAAACAACTTTAGGAGGATTTGATTTGACGGCCTGTACATGCAAACAGAAAAATAATATATAGAAATACATTAAAAtgttgtgatatatatatatattacattaaaatatatgtaaatatacagtatcattcaagggtttttatttatacaattttctacattgtagaataatagtgaagacgtcaaatctatgaaataacaaatcaaatcaaatcaaatttatttatatagcccttcgtacatcagctgatatctcaaagtgctgtacagaaacccagcctaaaaccacaaacagcaaacaatgcaggtgtaaaagcacggtggcatatggaatcatgtagtaaccccccaccaaaaatgttaaacaaatcaaaatatatttcatatttgagattcaaagtagccaccctttgccttgacagctttgcacactcttggcattctctcaaccagcttcatgaggtagtcacctggaatgcatttcaattaactggtgtgccttgttaaaagttaatttgtggaatttctttccttcttaatgtttgagtcaatcagttgtgttgtgacaaggtagaggtacACAGAAGagccctattttgtaaaagaccaagtccatattatggcaataattgctcaaataagcagagaaacAACATCATTACTTTacaacatgaaggtcagtcaatgtgtacaatttcaagaacttcaagtgcagtcgcaaaaaatatcaagcgctatgatgaaactggctctcacgaggaccgctgcaggaaaggaagacccagagttacctctgctgcagaggataagttcattagagttacctctgctgcagaggataagttcattagagttacctctgctgcagaggataagttcattagagttacctctactgcagaggataagttcattagagttacctctactgcagaggataagttcattagagttccctctactgcagaggataagttaattagagttacctctactgcagaggataagttcattagttacctctactgcagaggataagttcattagagttacctctactgcagaggataagttcattagagttacctctactgcagaggataagttcattagagttacctctactgcagaggataagttcattagagttacctctaaGAGGATCATTattagagttacctctactgcagaggataagttcattagagttacctctactgcagaggataagttcattagagttacctctactgcagaggataagttcattagagttacatctactgcagaggataagttcattagagttacctctactgcagaggataagttcattagagttacctctactgcagaggataattagagttacctctactgcagaggataagttcattagagttacctctactgcagaggataagttcattagagttacctctactgcagaggataagttcattagagttacctctactgcagaggataagttcattagagttacctctactgcagaggataagttcattagagttacctctactgcagaggataagttcattagagttacctctactgcagaggataagttcattagagttacctctactgcagaggataagttcattagagttacatctactgcagaggataagttcattagagttacctctactgcagaggataagttcattagagttacatctactgcagaggatacgttcattagagttacctctactgcagaggataagttcattagagttacatctactgcagaggataagttcattagagttaccagcctccgaTTGAcgtccaaataaatgtttcacagagttcaagtaacagacacatctcaacatcaactgttcagaggagactgcgtgaatcactgcaaagaaaccactactaaaggacaccaataataagaagagacttgcttgggccaagaaacacgagcaatggacattagacctgtggaaatctgtcctttggtctgatcagTCCAAATTTTTGTTTTCTTGATTCCAACCACTGTGAGATGCAGtgtaggtgaaaggatgatctctgcatgtgtcgttctcaccgtgaagcatggaggtggtgtgatggttcttcgctggtgacactgtgatttatttacaattcaaggcacacttaaccagcatggctaccacagcattctgcagtgacacgccatcccatttggtttgtgCTTAGCGGAactagatgacctggcctccacaatgcCCCGACCTTTACCCAATTGAAATGGtatggaccgcagagtgaaggaaaagcagccaagaagtgctcagcacgtgggaactccttcaagaaaagcattccaggtgactacctcatgaagctggttgagagaacgcaaaactgtcatcagggcaaaggctggctactttgaagaatctcaaagatATTTTCATTTGATTAACAgtttttaggttactacatgattccaatgTAGAATAACTAACAGAACTCTGTCTACCGTGGTGGAAATATACCAGTGTATCTTCATGCCAATTAACataactctgctggttgtcctggtaacagacaCCAGTGGGAAGATCTATTATATTTGTTCAAACTAAACTACAGCACTTACTTTGGTGAGTAAAATCTGATCCTTTCTTCTCTTCAAActtttataagttatattctccAAGAATCTATGTCTAGGTATGTGCACATCCTCATCCTAGACTTGTCCTCTGCTTTTAAATGCATTCAGCCTCACCTTGTCTGTGACTACCCCCCCTACAGGTGATCCCAGCCTCGCCTTGTCTGTGActaacccccaccaccaccaacaccaccaccaccacctacaggtGATCCCAGCCTCACCTTGTCTGTGActaaccccccaccaccaccaacaacaccaccaccacctacaggtAATCCCAGCAGTACCTTGTCTGTGActaaccccccaccaccaccaacaacaccaccaccacctacaggtAATCCCAGCAGTACCTTGTCTGTGACTAACcccccaccaccaacaccacctaCAGGTGATCCCAGCCTCACCTTGTCTGTGActaaccccccaccaccaccaacaccaccaccaccacctacaggtGATCCCAGCCTCACCTTGTCTGTGActaaccccccaccaccaccaacaccaccaccaccacctacaggtGATCCCAGCCTCACCTTGTCTGTGActaaccccccaccaccaccaacaacaccaccaccacctacaggtAATCCCAGCAGTACCTTGTCTGTGACTAACcccccaccaccaacaccacctaCAGGTGATCCCAGCCTCACCTTGTCTGTGActaaccccccaccaccaccaacaccaccaccaccacctacaggtGATCCCAGCCTCACCTTGTCTGTGActaaccccccaccaccaccaacaccaccaccaccacctacaggtGATCCCAGCCTCACCTTGTCTGTGACTAACCccccaccaccaacaacaccaccaccaccaccaccacctacggGTGATCCCAGCAGTACCTTGTCTGTGACTAACcccccaccaacaccaccacctacAGGTGATCCCAGCCTCACCTTGTCTGTGACTAACCCCCACCCACCACATCTAGGTGATCCCAGCAGTACCTTGTCTGTGACtaacaccccccaccaccaccaccaccaccacccccaccaccaccacctacaggtGATCCCAGCCTCACCTTGTCTGTGACTacctacccccaccaccacctaaaGGTGATCCCAGCAGTACCTTGTCTGTGACTAcctacccccccaccaccacctacaGGTGATCCCAGCAGTAAATTGTCTGTGACTAcctaccccccaccaccacctacaGGTGATCCCAGCAGTACCTTGTCTGTGActacctacccccccccccccaccaccacacaggTGATCCCAGCAGTAAATTGTCTGTGACTacccaccccccaccaccacctacaGGTGATCCCAGCAGTACCTTGTCTGTgactaacacccccccccaccaccaccacctccccaccaccaccacctacaggtGATCCCATCCTCACCTTGTCTGTGACTACCTAGCCCCCCCAGGCGATCCCTACTAAAGGAGATATAAGGTCTCACTGTTCAGCAAGAATAGGAGCAGGGCACGTTTCAATCTGGCAGCCATTTGgctgctgaacagtgggacaagTAGAGgcccatcaggctgctgaacagtgggacagagGAGGGCAAATCAGgctgctgaacagtgggacagaggagggccaatcaggctgctgaacagtgggacagatAAAGGCCAATCAGGCTGCTGAACAGTAGGACAGGTGAGGGCCCATCAGGCCCCTGAACAGTAGGACAGAGAGAGCCCCATCAGGCCGCTGAACAGTAGGACAGGTAAAGgcccatcaggctgctgaacagtgggacagaggagggccaatcaggctgctgaacagtgggacagaggagggccaatcaggctgctgaacagtgggacagagGGGGCCAATCAGgctgctgaacagtgggacagaggagggccaatcaggctgctgaacagtgggacagagTAGGGCCAATCAGGCTGCTGAACAGTAGGACAGGTGGGGGCCCATCAGGCCCCTGAACAGTAGGACAGGAAAccccatcaggctgctgaacagtAGGACAGGTAAAGGCCCATCAGGCCGCTGAACAGTGGGACAGGTAAATGCCCATCAGgtggctgaacagtgggacaggTGAAGGCCCATCAGGCCGCTGAACAGTAGGACAGGTAAAGGCCCATCAGGCCGCTGAACAGTAGGACAGGTAAAGGCCCATCAGGCCGCTGAACAGTAGGACACAAGAAGGCCCAATGCACGGTCAGACAGTAGGCCAAAGAAATGTGTGACTTGTGTACTAACTTTCCAGTTTTCCAAACGGAATGTTTtctagtgtgtttgtgtttgtgtacctAAATGAATTTCCATGTAAAATGGACAATAAAGAATATTGTATCATATCATTAATTTATAGTAAAAAAAATGCATGTACCAATCACAGATAATCCTTTAATATTTCCTACAGTACTGAACAACATATTCATGTGTAGTACTTCATTAGAATGCCCCTTTAAAAACCACACATTGGTTCAACTTCCTGAGTTTGCGCCCCTGTTTCAAAGACCATactcactggtgttaatcagGTCTTCAGTCTCCTCCCCAATTTCTTCCCTTTCTTTCACTCCCAAAATGTCCTCCTTTTTTATTGAGGGAGCCTCCTCTTTCATTCTGAAagcttctatctcc is a genomic window containing:
- the LOC124020179 gene encoding zinc finger protein 883-like isoform X2, translating into MEEEDIILKEEEAVTVEEEEIEAFRMKEEAPSIKKEDILGVKEREEIGEETEDLINTRERPDSPSDKSPSGETDPGKRPSGEPDPGRRPSVEPDPGRRPSGEPDLGKSPSGEPDLGKSPSGEPDLGKSPSGEPDLGKSPSGEPDLGKSPSGEPDLGKSPSGEPDLETAKPVGRHCCPHCGRKFTKLHNLKEHERTHTGEKPFQCSQCGKSFSRLDSLKMHERIHSGEKPYQCSYCVMCFSRSQALKRHERTHTGEKPFQCSQCGNSFTLLAHLKSHERTHTGEKPFQCSQCGKSFTRLRTLIRHQGIHKEGRKTFHCSQCGKSFTELWGVKIHERIHSTHRGERPFQCSQCGKRFTQLGNLNLHKIIHSGDKPYHCSQCGKSFIRSCHLKEHEKTHTGEKPFQCSQCGKSFARLWNLKEHERIHTGEKPYHCSHCGKTFSRLRELKSHYISHTLIQGE
- the LOC124020179 gene encoding zinc finger protein 883-like isoform X1 — protein: MKEEEGIEYVTVEEEEVEAFRMKEEDIILKEEEAVTVEEEIEAFKMEEEDIILKEEEAVTVEEEEIEAFRMKEEAPSIKKEDILGVKEREEIGEETEDLINTRERPDSPSDKSPSGETDPGKRPSGEPDPGRRPSVEPDPGRRPSGEPDLGKSPSGEPDLGKSPSGEPDLGKSPSGEPDLGKSPSGEPDLGKSPSGEPDLGKSPSGEPDLETAKPVGRHCCPHCGRKFTKLHNLKEHERTHTGEKPFQCSQCGKSFSRLDSLKMHERIHSGEKPYQCSYCVMCFSRSQALKRHERTHTGEKPFQCSQCGNSFTLLAHLKSHERTHTGEKPFQCSQCGKSFTRLRTLIRHQGIHKEGRKTFHCSQCGKSFTELWGVKIHERIHSTHRGERPFQCSQCGKRFTQLGNLNLHKIIHSGDKPYHCSQCGKSFIRSCHLKEHEKTHTGEKPFQCSQCGKSFARLWNLKEHERIHTGEKPYHCSHCGKTFSRLRELKSHYISHTLIQGE